A portion of the Cololabis saira isolate AMF1-May2022 chromosome 17, fColSai1.1, whole genome shotgun sequence genome contains these proteins:
- the LOC133463955 gene encoding leucine-rich glioma-inactivated protein 1-like — translation MENTRHALKTVLLLASVLLLVHSKRARQPRCPLSCTCTKDNALCESAGSIPRSFPPDVTSLSFVKSEFTEIPKESFIHTPALHLLLFTANNLESINEDAFLGLPHLEYLFIENNQIKSISPNAFRGLKTLVHLSLAYNNLETLPKDVFRGLEALTKVDLRGNHFTCDCKLKWLVEWIYNTNATVDQIYCKGPASQLDKKINDLVPQSFDCITTEFASYQSLKFESISVEAFSFGNDQYVVFAQPFIGKCSFLEWDHVEMVFRNFDDIDSTSTVICKPLVIDNQLFIIVAQLFGGSHIFKRDTSANKFIKLQGIDIVKIRKPNDVETFRIDGESFFVIADSSKAGSTTIYKWNGNGFYSHQSLHDWYRDTDVEYLEISSKPHLILSSSSQRPVIYQWNKTSKQFDRRTDIPEMEDVYAVKHFQVKSDLFICLTRFIGDSKVMRWDGALFRELQTMPSRGSMVFQPFAVGSWQYAILGSDYSFTQVYRWDAKKGEFVRFQELNIQAPRAFSPVSIDNRQFLLASSFKGKTQIFEHLVIDLSN, via the exons ATGGAGAATACACGCCATGCACTGAAAACAGTTCTTCTGCTGGCGTCTGTTTTACTTTTAGTGCACAGCAAGAGAGCCAGGCAGCCTCGCTGCCCCTTATCATGTACATGTACCAAAGATAACGCGCTGTGCGAGAGCGCAGGATCGATCCCTCGCAGCTTTCCCCCCGACGTCACATCACT ATCATTTGTCAAGTCGGAATTCACCGAAATCCCCAAAGAGAGCTTCATCCACACGCCTGCCCTGCACCTCCT CCTCTTCACAGCCAACAACCTGGAGTCTATAAACGAAGATGCTTTCCTTGGTCTTCCTCATCTAGAGTACCT ATTCATAGAAAACAATCAAATCAAGTCTATTTCACCAAATGCTTTCCGTGGACTCAAAACCTTAGTCCATCT GAGTCTGGCTTACAATAATCTGGAGACTCTGCCGAAAGATGTGTTCAGGGGTCTTGAGGCCTTAACAAAAGT AGACTTGCGGGGGAACCATTTCACATGTGACTGTAAGCTGAAGTGGCTGGTGGAGTGGATCTACAACACCAATGCCACCGTGGATCAGATTTACTGTAAAGGTCCGGCCTCGCAGCTGGACAAGAAGATCAACGATCTGGTGCCGCAGTCCTTCGACTGTATCACCACAG AGTTTGCTTCCTACCAGTCGCTGAAGTTTGAATCCATATCGGTGGAAGCGTTTTCCTTCGGGAATGACCAGTATGTCGTCTTTGCCCAACCATTCATCGGGAAATGCAGCTTTCTAGAGTGGGATCATGTGGAGATGGTCTTCAGAAACTTTGACGACATTGACa GCACATCCACGGTGATCTGCAAACCTCTGGTCATTGACAACCAGCTCTTTATTATTGTGGCTCAGCTGTTTGGAGGCTCACACATCTTCAAGCGTGACACTTCCGCTAACAAATTCATCAAGCTTCAAGGCATTGACATCGTGAAGATCCGCAAGCCGAACGACGTGGAGACGTTCCGCATCGATGGGGAGTCCTTCTTCGTCATAGCAGACAGCTCCAAAGCTGGTTCCACTACCATCTACAAATGGAACGGTAACGGCTTCTACTCCCATCAGTCCCTCCACGACTGGTACCGCGACACTGACGTGGAGTACCTGGAGATCTCCTCCAAGCCCCACCTGATCCTGTCCAGCAGCTCCCAGAGGCCCGTCATCTACCAGTGGAATAAAACCAGCAAGCAGTTTGACAGGCGCACCGACATCCCAGAAATGGAGGACGTTTATGCTGTGAAACATTTCCAGGTCAAATCTGACCTTTTCATCTGCCTGACACGCTTCATCGGGGACTCCAAGGTGATGCGCTGGGATGGGGCCCTCTTTAGAGAGCTGCAGACCATGCCCTCTCGAGGCTCCATGGTGTTCCAGCCCTTCGCCGTGGGCAGCTGGCAGTACGCCATCCTGGGCAGCGATTACTCTTTCACCCAGGTGTACCGCTGGGATGCCAAGAAGGGCGAGTTTGTTCGTTTCCAAGAGCTGAACATCCAGGCGCCGAGAgccttttcaccggtttccatAGACAACCGCCAGTTCCTGCTGGCATCCAGTTTCAAAGGGAAAACTCAGATCTTTGAGCATCTGGTCATTGATCTGAGCAATTGA